The following coding sequences are from one Ochotona princeps isolate mOchPri1 chromosome 8, mOchPri1.hap1, whole genome shotgun sequence window:
- the CD8A gene encoding T-cell surface glycoprotein CD8 alpha chain — MASPATALLLPLTLLLQVAAAVPQSQFRMSPPKLEVRPGDSVKLSCEVLLPNAGSSCSWVFQPREVGASPIFLLYISANGLRLASEMDSNQISGKRERDKVFVLSLNKFQEENQGYYFCLVVGNPNLHFSPYIPVFLPAKPTTRPAPRPTTAAPITALQPRSLRPEFCRPFGGAAGDSRGLDLTCDIYIWAPLAGTCAVLLLSLIITIICNRRKPRRVCKCPRPVVRPGGKTSKSDRIV, encoded by the exons ATGGCCTCGCCAGCGACAGCCCTGCTCTTGCCGCTGACCCTGTTGCTGC AAGTCGCTGCGGCCGTCCCGCAAAGCCAGTTTCGGATGTCACCGCCCAAGCTGGAGGTGCGTCCGGGGGACAGCGTGAAACTGAGCTGCGAGGTGTTGCTGCCCAACGCGGGATCATCCTGCTCGTGGGTGTTCCAGCCGCGCGAAGTCGGAGCCAGTCCCATCTTCCTGCTGTACATCAGTGCAAATGGCCTTAGGCTGGCCAGCGAGATGGATTCCAACCAGATCTCTGGCAAGCGCGAGCGCGACAAAGTCTTCGTCCTCAGTCTGAATAAGTTCCAAGAGGAAAACCAAGGCTACTACTTCTGCTTGGTTGTGGGCAACCCCAACTTGCATTTCAGCCCCTACATTCCTGTCTTCCTGCCAG CCAAGCCCACCACGAGGCCGGCGCCACGACCGACCACGGCGGCGCCCATCACAGCACTGCAGCCCCGGAGTCTGCGCCCAGAGTTCTGCCGGCCCTTCGGGGGCGCCGCAG GGGACTCCAGGGGGCTGGACCTCACCTGTGACATTTACATCTGGGCGCCTTTGGCCGGGACCTGCGCGGTTCTTCTGCTGTCCCTGATTATCACCATCATCTGCAATCGCA GGAAGCCACGGCGTGTCTGCAAATGTCCCAG GCCCGTGGTGAGACCAGGAGGCAAGACGAGCAAGTCTGACAGAATCGTGTAA